The following are encoded in a window of Syntrophorhabdaceae bacterium genomic DNA:
- a CDS encoding class I SAM-dependent methyltransferase, producing MGIAEKFVRQCRKPEGLLGRFVGIAMNRGHAKVRRWGLSHIHTEQSPAAILDIGCGGGAALRDMAFLFPNSRFYAIDYSPEMVSLAKKVNRELAACGRLEISLGAISSLPFPDDFFDLATAFESYYFWPDLIRDLAEIRRVLRPGGMLLLVNEVYEDGRFHDRNKKWAVWANMQIHSPQGYRDFLRGAGYSSVEIHEVPEKNWIAATGRKDRP from the coding sequence ATGGGAATTGCTGAGAAATTTGTGAGGCAGTGCAGGAAGCCGGAAGGGCTGCTCGGGAGATTCGTGGGGATAGCAATGAACCGAGGCCACGCCAAAGTTAGGCGATGGGGACTCAGCCACATCCACACGGAACAATCGCCCGCTGCTATACTCGATATTGGATGCGGCGGGGGTGCGGCCCTCAGAGACATGGCTTTTTTGTTTCCAAACTCCAGGTTCTATGCGATTGACTATTCCCCGGAAATGGTCTCGTTAGCCAAGAAAGTAAACAGAGAACTGGCAGCATGCGGTCGACTGGAAATCTCTCTGGGCGCTATTTCGTCCCTTCCTTTTCCGGATGACTTTTTTGATCTTGCCACCGCTTTCGAGTCTTACTATTTCTGGCCGGATCTTATTCGCGATCTTGCGGAGATCCGACGCGTATTGCGGCCGGGAGGTATGCTGTTACTGGTGAACGAGGTCTACGAAGACGGGAGATTCCATGACCGAAACAAGAAGTGGGCGGTCTGGGCCAACATGCAGATCCACTCTCCCCAGGGCTATAGGGATTTTCTGAGAGGCGCGGGCTATTCTTCGGTCGAGATACATGAAGTCCCCGAGAAGAATTGGATTGCTGCCACAGGCAGGAAAGACAGACCGTGA